The sequence below is a genomic window from Massilia oculi.
GCGATGCCAGCAGGCTATAGCTGAACAAGGTGAGAAAAGGCGCGCGCCAGTTGCCGAAGGTCGTCAAGCCTACCGCTATTCCCAACGCGATCAGCGAGTTCCACAACGCGGTGTAGAGCAGGTCGCGCACCGTCGAGCGCGGCCAGCGCCGGAACACCGGGAATAGTTCCAGAGGGTGGCCGCGCCTGCGCGCCAGGGTCGGGGGAGCTGTATTCATGCTGTTAAGAAATTACCATGAAAGCAGTGCGGCGCGCGATAGGGAAGTCGCGCCAGCGCCACGGGACCATCCTTGACGCCGGCGGCGTCGAACACCGTCATCACGGTCTGCCTGGCGCGCAAGTCCTGGGCCGCGCCGACCAGGTAGCCGTCAGTCTCCGAGCGCGCGTTGCGGCGCGGGACCAGCACGTGTTCCTCCACCTGCCAGCCGGCGCCGAAGACGTAGCCATCGACCTTGCCGCTATCCGTATCGACCAGGTTGACGCTGTCGAGCCTGAGGCCGGGCGAGGCGCCGCTGGCGCCCAACAGGGCCAGGCGGCGGTGGCGCGCCATCGCCACCTGCGGCATCACGCGCGGGAATTCGCTGGTGCCGAACAGGCGCTCGGTGCGCGCCTGGCCGCTGGCATAGTCCAGCGTGACCTGCACCGTGCGGCTGCGCGGCGGCGTGTGCTCGCCATGCATCACGCTGCCCACCTCGGCCAGCGCATCGCCCTCGTGCAGCACCACGTCGAAGCGGGTGCAGTCGCCGTCTTCCCAGGCATTCCCGAAGTGGAACACCATATGGGGCGGCAGCTCGAATACCTGGCGCAGCGCCAGCGTGTCCTTGGCGATCGCCAGCACCCGCGCGCCACGGGCGCCGCCGGCCCACGCGTGGCGTTCGGCGAAGCTCAGGCCGGGATCCTTTTTCAGGTCATAGGGCGGCACCACGAAGATCAGGTGCTTGCTGCTGATGACGAAGTCGTGCACCAGCGCCAGTTGCGGCGCCGGCAGCAGGGCGGTGCGCAGCACCTGGCCCTGGGCGCCGATCTGGTACAGCGCCAGCCGGTTGGCGCCGGGCAGCGTGCCGAAGTTCCACATGCCGCCCTGCGGATCGAGCTTGGGGTGGGCCGAGAACGGCATCGCGCGCAAGTCGTCGCTCCAGGTTTTGAGCCCGCGCGTGGCCAGCGACTCCGGATCGAGTTCGGTCGCCGAGCCGCCTTCCCACAGCGCATACAGCCGGCCGTCGTAGGGCAGCAGGTTGGTGTTGGCGGCGTTCATGGTGTCGTTGTCGCGCACGCCCCGGCGCGTGACCAGGGTGCCGAAGGCCGGATACAGGAACTGGCCGGCCGCGCTTTCTTCGGCGTAGCGCTGGGTCTCGACGAAGCGGCCGCGGTGGCGCACCTTGCCGTCGGCCACGGTCCAGGCCTGGGCGAAGCCGTCGCCGTCGAACCAGTGGTGATGGCGTTCGCCCCCCAGCTCGAAGCGGCCCGGCCCGTTGCGGTAGAAGGTGCCGCGCAGGTCGCGCGGTAGGCGGCCCTTGATGACGGCATCGCCTCCCTGGCTGCCGGCCTGGTTGGCGTAGACCGCCAGCGACGGGTCGCGCGCCAGGGCGGCGTGGAAGCGCTGGTAGGTGGCCTCGTCGGCGCGGGCGCCTGGTGCGAGGGCGAGGGCGCCGAGGGCGGCGCCTGCATGCAGGAAGGAGCGGCGGTCCATGCTGGCCTCAGCGCAGGGTGATGTGGGTGGCGCCGCCCTTGGCCGGCAACGCGAAGCGGGCGGCCTCGAACGCCGGCGGGCCCATATTGCCCAGCGCATCGTTGCTGAAACCGGTCGCTTCGACCGGGACGCCCATCATGTTCTGGTCCAGCTTGTCGTTGTCGTTGGCATCATGGTAGGCGGCGATGGCGTACTGGCCGGCCGCCAGGTCCTTGAGCGCGAACGTGGCGCCGCCATTCCGGACCGGCGCGCTGGCGCTGTGCAAGGGGCGCTTGAGGAAGCGGTCGGCGCTGTCGAACAGGGCGATCTTCACGCTGCCGCCGGCGCCGCGCGCGCCGTCGACCTGGATCGACAGGTCGGCGGCGTGGCTGGCGGCAGCGCTGGACAGCAGGGCAAGCAGAAGGGCAAGGCGGTTCATGGAAGTCTCCGGTCGCGTGGTCGTCAGGGCCATTCTGGAAGCGCAAGCCGGAGTCCGCCGCGGTTTGCGACGAAGCGGCGCCTGGCGGCGCGAGTTGCAGGCGTGTGGCGCCAGTTGCCATGCCCGCGTGCGCCGCTTGCCAGCGCCTGCCAAAAGCCTATGATGAGGGAATGCGGCGGCAAGCTGACTTGCCGCGTCCGTGTTCAGCTCAGGAGGGCATGATGGACGAGCACTGCAACGAGTACGTCGGGACCGTCTACGTGTTACCGGAAACCCGCTGTTTCGAACTCCATACCACGGTCCATGGCGCGCCGGCGACCATTACGGGCACGGTTTCCCAGCTGCTGGCCTCGCAGTTCAGCCAGTACGTGCCGGGCGCGATCGGCACCGTCGATCCGCAGCAGGTGGCGCTGCGACCGCGCCGGGTCGAGGTGCTGACCCGCGAACTGCACGAGCGCCACCGGGCGCCGCGCAAGGTGCACCTGCTCACGCGCGTGCACGACGTGGAAGAGCAGGCCAGGCCAGTGCCGGTGTCGACCGTCTGAAGAGCCCTGGAAATAAAAAATGCCGCCCGGCTTGCGCCAGGCGGCATTGCGATGAAGGCGATTTTGCTTCAGCCGAAGCTGACAAAGCGCTCCGGGATATCGATCGTGCCGGCCTTGGCGGCGGCGGCATAGGTGCGCATTTCAGCGATGACCGCTTCCATCTGGTCGGCGCCGGGATTTTCGATGAAGTTCTTCATGCGTTCCTGCAGCGATGCCTGTTGATCACGCCATTCGTATCTGGACGACTTGCTCATGCTTTCTCCTCGCGGTCACACCGCTGTTATTGATATTCACGACACCCTCTGTGAAGGCTTACAGATTGCCACAAAATCATCCCTTGTGTCCGTGCGATGCCGCACTTAGTCTCGTGACTTGACAATCATTTAACAATTCTTCAGCACACTGGCATAAAACAGCTCGAGACGCGCCGCCAGCTCGCGCCGCGCTTCCTCGCGCGACGGTTGCGTATCGGGGAACAGGAAGCGCCCGATCGGATCGCCGCAGATGCAGCCGATCAGGTGGGTCGGCAGCAATTCCAGCGGCACGTCGTCGCGCAACTGGCTGCGGATGTCCGGACGCGAAAAGAAGCGGTACAGCATCTCGCGCGTCAGGCGCGGCCCGCCTTCATAGAAAGCCTCGGCCAGTTCCGGATTGCTGCCGGCTTCGGCGATCACCACGCGCTGCATGGCCATCGTATCCGGGTCGACCAGCAAATCGTAGAAGCTGCGCGCGAAGTCGTCGACGATCGCGCGCAGCGGCCGGGTGTCGACGTCCATGTCGTGCCCGGCAAACAGGCGTTCGCGCCTTGAGGCGAGCACAGCCCTGAGCAGGCCGGCCTTGCCGCCGAATTTCACATAGATCGTGCGCACCGCCACCCGCGCCTCGCGGGCGATGGCTTCCAGGCTGACCTTGGTATAGCCATGGCGCAGGATGAGGCAGCCCGCGGCGTGGATCAATTCCTGGGTGCGGGCCTCGACTTCCGACGCCTTCGGACGTCCGGCGGATTTGACGGCCGCCACTGTTTCATTCTGTGCTTTGCTCATGGCAAGGACTCTAGTGCAAACCAAAATGAAACGCAACCGTTTCATTTTCTTGACTTCCGCGTATTGCTGGCAAATAATGCGATGAATCCATTTCATTTCATTTTTCCGGAGCTTTTCCATGGCAGAGATGCACAGCACGGCAGGGCAGGCGCCCGCGGCACAAACCCCAGCGGGCGGGGCGCCAGGCAGCGGACCCGGCAAGAGCGGGCCCAACAAGCGTGTGCTGGTGGTGGTCGGCCTGATCGCGCTGGCCGCGATCGGTGCTGGCGGACGCATGTGGTACCGCAGCCATCACTTCGTCGAGACCGAAAATGCCTACGTCACCGGGCGCGTGCACCAGGTGTCGTCGCGCGTGGCCGGCGTGGTGACGCGGGTAGCGGTGGACGACAACCAGCTGGTGAAGGCGGGCGACGTGATCGCCGAGCTGGATCCGGTCGACCATGCCGTGCGCGTCGAGCAGATCGAAGCCCAGATCGCCAGCGTGCAGCAGCAGCTCAAGCAGGCCGAGGCCCAGATAGAGCAGGTGCGCGCGCAGGCCGCCGCCGCCGGCGCCCAGGTCAAGCAGTCCCAGGCCCAGTTGCTGCGGGCGCGCCAGGATGCCGAACGCTTCGGCCAGCTGTACAACGAGACCATGAAGGCGGTCTCGAAGGCCGAGGTGGATGCCTCGAGCGCCGCGCGCGACGCCGCCGTGGCCGACCTGGCCGCGCGCCGCGACAACGCCGCGGCGGCGCAAGCCCAGATCGGCGCTGCCGAGGCGGGCCGCGACGTGCTCAAGGCGCAGGTGAAGGTGTTGCAGGCGCAGTGGAAGGAAGCGCAGCAGCAGCTGGCCTACAACCGCATCGTGGCGCCGGTGGACGGCCGCGTCGGCCGCCGCAGCGTCGAAGTCGGCGCCCGCGTGCAGCCGGGCCAGGCGATGCTGGCCGTGGTCGAGGACAACGTGTGGGTGGTCGCCAACTTCAAGGAAACCCAGCTCGCCGGCCTGGCGCCGGGACAACAGGTCAGCCTCGACGTCGACGCGCTGCCCGAGCATCATCTGGTGGGCCGCGTGGACAGCTTCGCCCCGGCCTCGGGCAACCAGTTCGCGCTGCTGCCGGCCGATAACGCGACCGGCAACTTCACCAAGATCGTGCAGCGCGTGCCGGTCAAGATCACGCTCGATCCGCAGGACGTGAAGAAATACGCCGGCCGCCTGGTGCCCGGCATGTCGGTGGTGGCCGAGGTGGAACTGGGCCAGGACGTCAAGCCGACCCAGACCGCGGCCGTCCACTAAGCGCTTGCCATGACGACCCTGAGCAAACCCGCCGCAGTCGGCCCGACCTCGGGGGCAGTCCCCGGCGCGCCTGCAAACGGCGCCGCGGCCTTGCGCGGCCCGGTGGACCTGCGCACCTGGATCGCGATCGCCGCTGGCATGCTGGGCGCCTTCATGGCGGTGCTCGACATCCAGATCACGAATTCCTCGCTGCGCGACATCCTCGGCACCCTGTCGGCCACGCAGGAAGAAGGCTCGTGGATCTCGACCGCCTACCTGTGCGCCGAAATCGTCGTGATCCCGCTGACGGCGCTGTTTACGCGCGCTTTCGGCGTGCGCAACTACATGATCGGCACCACCGCGCTGTTCCTGGTGTTCTCGACCCTGTGCGGCGCGGCCTGGAGCCTGGAAAGCATGATCGTGTTCCGCATGCTGCAGGGCTTCACCGGCGGCGCGCTGATCCCGATGGCGATGACCCTCGTGATGACGCTGCTGCCGCCGTCGAAGCGCGCCACCGGCATGGCCATCTTTGGCCTGACCGCGACGCTGGCGCCGGCCATGGGTCCGACCCTGGGCGGCTACCTGTCGGAGCTGTATGGCTGGCCGTCGATCTTCTACATCAACTGGGTGCCGGGCGTGCTGCTGATCGCCGGCATGGCCTGGGGCCTGCATCCCGAGAAGGCCAACCTCAGGACGCTGGTGAAGGCCGACTGGCTGGGCATCGCGCTGATGGCGATGGGCCTGGCCTGCCTGACGATCTTCCTGGAAGAGGGCAATTCGAAGGACTGGTTCGATTCGAGTTTCATCGTGGCCTTCGCCGCGCTGTCGCTCACGGGCCTCCTGGGCTGGGTGGCGCTGAGCTTCTCGAAGCCGGAACCGTTCGTCAACCTGCGCCTCTACGGCCAGCGCAACTTCCTGGTGGCGACCACGCTGTCGGCGGTGATCGGCATGGGCCTGTATGGTTCCTCTTACCTGCTGCCGCTGTACCTGGGCCAGATCGCCGGCTATACGCCGATGCAGATCGGCGAAGTGATCGCCTGGGTCGGCCTGCCGCAATTGCTGGTGATGCCGTTCGCGGCCAGGCTGTCCTCGAAAGTGGACAACCGCATCCTGTGCAGCTTCGGCCTGTTCATGTTCGGCATCTCGTGCATCATGAATTCGTTCATGGACGCCACCACCGGCTACGACCAGCTGATGTGGACGCAGGTCGTGCGCGCCATTGGCCAGCCCTTCGTGATGCTGACCCTGTCGAACTTCGCGATGTCGGGCTTGCAGCCGCGCGACATGGGCTCGGCCTCGAGCCTGTTCAACATGACCCGCAACCTGGGCGGCTCGATCGGCATCGCGCTGCTGGCGACCTCGCTCACCAACCGCGAACACTTCCACTCGGCGCGCCTGGGCGAAGCGGTTTCCAGCTATGCGCCCGCGACCCAGGAACGCCTCGATATGCTGACCCAGGGCTTCATCGCCAAGGGCATCGATCCCGCCAGCGCCTCAACCCAAGCGCTGGCCGTGGTCGACCGCCTGGTGCGGCGCGAAGCCTATGTGATGGCCTATAACGACGGCTTCTGGATCATCGGCATGATCCTGCTCGGCTGTATCGCGGCGATCTGGATGGCCGACAAGGTCAAGTCGCCGGGTGGCGGCTCAGGCGCCCATTGATGTGTCCATTGATGCGTCCATTGATACTGAATCGAATGAAGAGACCAACCATGTTCAAACCTCTCGCCACCGTCATCGCGATCGGCGCACTGCTCGCCGGCTGCACCACGCTCGGCCCGGATTTCAAGGCGCCCGACGCGCCTGCGCAAACGGCGTTCCGCCATCTCGACGCGGGCAGCGACAGCGCGCGCCTGCCGGCCGCCTGGTGGACCGTATTCCATGACGCCACCCTCGACAGCCTCGAGGCACGCGCGCTGCGCGATAATCCGGGCGTGCAGGCAGCGGCCCAGCGCCTGCTGCAGGCGCAGGCGCAACTCGGCGTGGTGCGCGCCGGCCAGCTGCCGGGCGTCTCGGTCGGCGCCGGTGTGTCGAATGCCCGCACCTCGGCCGAAACCTCGCAGGGCCTGGCCCTGGGCGGCCGCTCGATCGAGGGCAATAACTACAGCGTCGGCGCCTCGCTGTCGTATGAGCTCGACCTGTGGGGCCGCGTGCGCCGCGTCGTCGAGGCCAGCGATGCGCAGGCGCTGGCGGCGCAGGATGACCGCGACGGCGTGATCCTGCTGCTGTCGAGCCAGGTCGCCTCGTCGTACTGGCAGCTGCGTGGGTTGGACGCCGAGCGGGCGATCCTGGAGGGCGCCCTGGCCACGCGCCGCGAGTCGCAGGAACTGGTGGAGGCCCGCTTCAATGCCGGCCTGTCGAACGAACTGGACGTGTCGCGCGCGCGCATCGAGCGCGCCAACGCCGAAGCCGACCTGCACGAGGTGCAGCGCCAGCGCAACCTGGTGGAACATGCGCTGGCCACGCTGGTGGGCAGCACGCCCAGTGCGCCCTTGCTGGCGGCGCAGATGGATACCACGGCCGCGCAACTGCCGCAGCCGCCCGCGATTCCCGTCGGCCTGCCGGCCAGTCTGGTGGGCCAGCGGCCCGACCTGGCGGCCAGCGTGGCGCAACTGAAGGCGGCCAATGCGCAGATCGGCGTGGCCGAAGGCGCCTTCTATCCGGCGCTGTCGCTGACCGGGAATTTCGGCTACGCCTCGCAAAGCCTGAACGACCTGACGAACGGCGACGCGCGCCAGTTCTCGGCCGGCCCGCTGGCGCTGTCGCTGCCGATCTTCGATGGCGGACGCAATCGCGCCAACCTGGCGCTGGCCCAGGCACGCTATGACGAGGCGCTGGCCAACCATCGGACGAAGTTGTTGACGGCGCTGCGCGAGGTGGAAGACGCGCTGTCGGACCTGCAGCAGCGCCAGCAACAGGGCGATGTGCAGGCCCGGTCGCAACAGGCCGCGGCGCGCGCGCTGCTGGTGGCGCAGGCGCGCTACGAGCGCGGCGTGTCGACCTATCTCGACGTGACCGACGCCCAGCGCAGCACGCTGGCGGCGGACCGCGCCGCGGCCCAGATCCGCACCCAGCGCCTGCTGGCGACGGTGGCGGTGGCGCGCGCGCTCGGCGGCGGTTGGGAGCAGGGGGAGGCGCTGGCGACGGTGCGATAATGGTGCGGTTGTCATCCACGACCCGAGAGACCATGAAAACCATCCTCGCACCACTCGTGCTGTGCGCCGCGATCGGCGCCGCTGTTGCCCCGGCTGCGTACGCGCAAACGGCGCCGACGGCCGCCAGCGCCGACCAGCTGCAAGCCATGTCGAAACGCTTCGCGCCGGTCGAGCTGCGCGCCGATGTGCCGCACTTGTCGAAAGGCGACCGCGCCGCCATCGCCCTGCTGATCGAAGCGGCCAGGATCATCGACACGCTGCAGCTGCGCCAGCGCTGGGCCCACAACGAGGCGCTGTGGAATGCGCTCAAGAACGACACCACGCCGCTCGGCCGCGCGCGCCTGGACGCCTTCTGGCTCAACAAGGGCCCGTGGTCGAACCTCGACAACAATGCCTCGTTCATGCCGGCCGAGTATGCGGGCATCAGGATTCCGGCGAAGAAGCCCGAGGGCGCCAACTTCTATCCGGAAGGCGCTGCCAAGGCGTCGCTCGAGAACTGGATGAACGGCCTGGCGCCGGAGCAGAAGAAAGAGGCGCAGTGGTTCTTCACCGTCATCCGCACCGGCCCGGACGGCAAGCTGCGCACCGTGAAATATTCGGACGAGTACCGCCCCGAACTGGAAAAGCTGGCGAAGCTGCTGCGCGACGCGGCGGCATCCACCGACAACGCCTCGCTCAAGAAATTTTTGAGCCTGCGCGCCGACGCCTTTCTGTCCAACGACTACCTGGCCTCGGACTTCGCCTGGATGGACCTCGACTCGCCGGTCGACGTGACCATCGGGCCCTACGAAACCTATAACGACGAGCTGTTTGGCTACAAGGCCGCCTTCGAAGCCTATGTGAGCATCCGCGATCCGAAGGAAACGGCGAAGCTGGACTTCTTCGGCAAGCATCTGCAGGAACTCGAAGACAACCTCCCGCTGGACAAGCAGTACCGCAACCCGAAGGTCGGCGCCATCGCGCCGATGGTGGTGGTCAACGAGGTCTATGGCGCCGGCGACGGCAATATGGGCGTGCAGACCGCGGCCTACAACCTGCCGAACGACGAGCGCGTGATCCGCGAGCGCGGCTCCAAGCGCGTGATGCTCAAGAACGTGCAGCAGGCGAAGTTCGCGTCGACGCTCACCCCGATCAGCAAGCACGTGCTCAAGCCAGCGGACCAGAAGGACCTGGACTTCGATTCCTTCTTCACCCACATCCTGGCGCACGAGATCATGCACGGCCTGGGACCGCACCACACGAAGAAGGACGGCAGGGACTCGACCCCGCGCCAGGACCTGAAGGAAACCTATTCGACCATCGAGGAAGCCAAGGCCGACATCACCGGCCTGTGGGCGCTGCAGTACATGATGGACAAGGGGCTGCTGAAGGACACGCTGGGGCAGGGCGCGGCGGCCGAGCGCAAGCTGTACAACACCTTCCTGGCCTCGAGCTTTCGCACCCTGCACTTCGGCCTGAGCTCTTCGCACGCGCGCGGCATGGCGATCCAGGTCAACTACCTGCTCGACAAGGGCGGCTTCGTCGCCCACGACGACGGCACCTTCTCGGTCGACTTCAAGAAGATCAAGGGGGCCGTGATCGACCTGGACCGCGAATTCCTGACCATCGAGGCCACCGGCGACCATGCGCGCGCCAAGGCGATGATGGACCAATACGTGGTGATCCGTCCCGAGGTGCGCAGGGCGCTCGACAAGCTGAAGACGGTGCCGAACGATATCCGGCCGGCGTTCGTGACGGCAGAGAGCCTGCTGAAGTAGGTCACGCACGATAGTAAGATGCCTGTAAGCAAGGTTTAGATTGCCATGCTATAGTCGGATGATTGTCAAACGGAAACACTTGTTTGTTTTTGATTAATTCACCGATTTTGTAGCCAACATGAAGACCAAGAACCTGACCATCGGCGCCCGCCTGGCAATCGGCTACGGCGCCGTTTTCCTGTTGATGATCGCACTCGTCGCGCTGGCCGTGAACCGCGTGGGCCGGATCGAGAGCGTTCTCAACCATATCAACGAAGTCAACAGAGTCAAGCAACGCCACGCCATCAATTTCCGCGGCAGCGTGCATGACCGCGCGATCGCCTTGCGCGACGTGGCGCTGGCGGCGGACGCGGCCGGCGCCAGCGCGCCGATCGCCCTGATCGGCACGCTGGACGACAACTATGCGCGCTCGGCCGGCCCGCTGGACGCGCTGTTCAATGAGCGCAAGGACATCCTGCCGGAAGAAAAGGAAGCGCTGGCCGCGATCAAGGCCCAGGAAAGCCGCACCAAGCCGCTGATCGCGCGCGTGGTGGCGTTGCACGCGGCCGGCCAGCTCCTCGAGGCGAACGCGCTGCTGGCGCAAGAGGCGGCGCCGGCCTTCACTGCCTGGCTGGCCAGCATCAACCGCCTGATCGACCTCGAGGAAAAGCTGAGCAACGAGGCGGCCGCCGAGGCGCGCCGCATGGCCAACGGCTTCTTCGGGTGGATGGCGCTGCTGTGCGCGGGCGCGATCGCGGCCGGCTCGGCGGCGGCCTGGTACATCAGCCGCGGCCTGCTGCGCCAGCTCGGCGGCCAGCCGGACTATGCGGCCTCGATCGCCAGCGCCATCGCCAGCGGCGACCTGGGCGTGGAGATCGTCACCCGCCCTGGCGACCGCGGCAGCCTGCTGTTCGCGATGCAGGGCATGCGCGACAGCCTGGTGCGCATCGTGGCACAAGTGCGCAACGGCACCCTGGCGATCGGCGCCGTGTCGACCGAGATCGCGGACGGCAACCGCGACCTGGCCAGCCGCACCGAGCGCCAGAACGGCACCCTGCAGGCGACCGCCGCCTCGGTCGAGCAACTGACCGGCACCGTGCGCCAGAATGCCGACAATGCGCGCCAGGCGAACATGCTGGCAGAATCGGCCTCCGAAGTGGCGCAGCGCGGCGGCAAGGTCGTGGCCGAGGTGGTGGGCACGATGGCGGCGATCAATGAATCGTCGAAGAAGATCGTGGACATCATCGGCGTGATCGATGGCATCGCGTTCCAGACCAATATCCTGGCGCTCAATGCAGCGGTGGAAGCGGCCCGCGCCGGCGAGCAGGGCCGCGGCTTCGCCGTGGTGGCGACCGAGGTGCGCAACCTGGCGCAGCGTTCGGCGGCGGCGGCCAAGGAGATCAAGGTCCTGATCGGCAGCTCGGTCGAGCGGGTCGATGCCGGCGCGCGCCTGGTGGACCAGGCCGGCGCGACGATGGACGAGATCGTTACCGGCGTCAAGCGCGTGACCGACATCATGGCCGAGATCAGCCATGCGTCCGCGGAACAGAATGCCGGCATCGAGCAGGTCAACGGTGCGATCGGCCAGATCGACGACGCCACGCGCCAGAACGCGGAACTGGTGCAGCAGGCCAGCCAGGCCGCGGTTTCGCTGGAAGATGAGGCGGAGCGCCTGGCGCAGCTGGTGAGCATTTTCCGTCTCGACGGCGCCGCCGCGCAGGCCTTGCCGGCTGGGCGGACGCGGCCGGCGTTGACCGCCTGATCGCGAAAAGGGCCGCTCATTGCGGCCCTTGCCTTTTTGAACATACAGAAATATTTTCCTGAGAGCAGTGAGCAGTTCGGGGCTAGAATTTCCAATAGGAATTTCGCTCATCCCCGGAGTAGCACCATGTACACGACTCTCCTGTATGCGGCCGCCGTCCTTGCCGCATCCGCTTCGCTTCCCTCCCACGCATCCCAGCTCACGGCGCAACTCACGTCCCAGGAATCGCGCTGGCTGCGCGCCGCCGCCCCCGTGCTGGAGTACTCGACATCGATCTCCCTGCCGGTCGACATCGTCGTCCAGCCGCGGGCGCCGGCCGGCGCGGTGCCGCTGGCGATGGGCTTCGACAAGGGCCGCTGCAAGCTGGTGCTGTCGATGCGCGGCAATCCCGAGGCCGAGAAGGTGCTGGCCGACGTCCCTGCCGACGAGCAGGCGCTGCTGATCGAAGCCATGGCCGCGCACGAGCTGGCGCATTGCTGGCGCTATGCCCAGGGAGAATGGCATCTGCTGCCGGCGGGCTTCGTCGAAACGGGCGACCAGACCTCGCACGATCCCGCACTGCTGGCGGCCGCGAAGGCGATGCGCGACACCCGGCGCGAGGAAGGTTTCGCCGACCTGGTGGCGCTGGCCTGGATCCAGCGCACCCATCCGGGAGAATACGCGCGCGTGCACGACTGGTTGCGCGGGGTGCGCGCCGGTGTCGCGGTGCCGGGCA
It includes:
- a CDS encoding DHA2 family efflux MFS transporter permease subunit; translation: MTTLSKPAAVGPTSGAVPGAPANGAAALRGPVDLRTWIAIAAGMLGAFMAVLDIQITNSSLRDILGTLSATQEEGSWISTAYLCAEIVVIPLTALFTRAFGVRNYMIGTTALFLVFSTLCGAAWSLESMIVFRMLQGFTGGALIPMAMTLVMTLLPPSKRATGMAIFGLTATLAPAMGPTLGGYLSELYGWPSIFYINWVPGVLLIAGMAWGLHPEKANLRTLVKADWLGIALMAMGLACLTIFLEEGNSKDWFDSSFIVAFAALSLTGLLGWVALSFSKPEPFVNLRLYGQRNFLVATTLSAVIGMGLYGSSYLLPLYLGQIAGYTPMQIGEVIAWVGLPQLLVMPFAARLSSKVDNRILCSFGLFMFGISCIMNSFMDATTGYDQLMWTQVVRAIGQPFVMLTLSNFAMSGLQPRDMGSASSLFNMTRNLGGSIGIALLATSLTNREHFHSARLGEAVSSYAPATQERLDMLTQGFIAKGIDPASASTQALAVVDRLVRREAYVMAYNDGFWIIGMILLGCIAAIWMADKVKSPGGGSGAH
- a CDS encoding TetR/AcrR family transcriptional regulator; this encodes MSKAQNETVAAVKSAGRPKASEVEARTQELIHAAGCLILRHGYTKVSLEAIAREARVAVRTIYVKFGGKAGLLRAVLASRRERLFAGHDMDVDTRPLRAIVDDFARSFYDLLVDPDTMAMQRVVIAEAGSNPELAEAFYEGGPRLTREMLYRFFSRPDIRSQLRDDVPLELLPTHLIGCICGDPIGRFLFPDTQPSREEARRELAARLELFYASVLKNC
- a CDS encoding carotenoid oxygenase family protein, which translates into the protein MDRRSFLHAGAALGALALAPGARADEATYQRFHAALARDPSLAVYANQAGSQGGDAVIKGRLPRDLRGTFYRNGPGRFELGGERHHHWFDGDGFAQAWTVADGKVRHRGRFVETQRYAEESAAGQFLYPAFGTLVTRRGVRDNDTMNAANTNLLPYDGRLYALWEGGSATELDPESLATRGLKTWSDDLRAMPFSAHPKLDPQGGMWNFGTLPGANRLALYQIGAQGQVLRTALLPAPQLALVHDFVISSKHLIFVVPPYDLKKDPGLSFAERHAWAGGARGARVLAIAKDTLALRQVFELPPHMVFHFGNAWEDGDCTRFDVVLHEGDALAEVGSVMHGEHTPPRSRTVQVTLDYASGQARTERLFGTSEFPRVMPQVAMARHRRLALLGASGASPGLRLDSVNLVDTDSGKVDGYVFGAGWQVEEHVLVPRRNARSETDGYLVGAAQDLRARQTVMTVFDAAGVKDGPVALARLPYRAPHCFHGNFLTA
- a CDS encoding efflux transporter outer membrane subunit — its product is MFKPLATVIAIGALLAGCTTLGPDFKAPDAPAQTAFRHLDAGSDSARLPAAWWTVFHDATLDSLEARALRDNPGVQAAAQRLLQAQAQLGVVRAGQLPGVSVGAGVSNARTSAETSQGLALGGRSIEGNNYSVGASLSYELDLWGRVRRVVEASDAQALAAQDDRDGVILLLSSQVASSYWQLRGLDAERAILEGALATRRESQELVEARFNAGLSNELDVSRARIERANAEADLHEVQRQRNLVEHALATLVGSTPSAPLLAAQMDTTAAQLPQPPAIPVGLPASLVGQRPDLAASVAQLKAANAQIGVAEGAFYPALSLTGNFGYASQSLNDLTNGDARQFSAGPLALSLPIFDGGRNRANLALAQARYDEALANHRTKLLTALREVEDALSDLQQRQQQGDVQARSQQAAARALLVAQARYERGVSTYLDVTDAQRSTLAADRAAAQIRTQRLLATVAVARALGGGWEQGEALATVR
- a CDS encoding HlyD family secretion protein, producing the protein MAEMHSTAGQAPAAQTPAGGAPGSGPGKSGPNKRVLVVVGLIALAAIGAGGRMWYRSHHFVETENAYVTGRVHQVSSRVAGVVTRVAVDDNQLVKAGDVIAELDPVDHAVRVEQIEAQIASVQQQLKQAEAQIEQVRAQAAAAGAQVKQSQAQLLRARQDAERFGQLYNETMKAVSKAEVDASSAARDAAVADLAARRDNAAAAQAQIGAAEAGRDVLKAQVKVLQAQWKEAQQQLAYNRIVAPVDGRVGRRSVEVGARVQPGQAMLAVVEDNVWVVANFKETQLAGLAPGQQVSLDVDALPEHHLVGRVDSFAPASGNQFALLPADNATGNFTKIVQRVPVKITLDPQDVKKYAGRLVPGMSVVAEVELGQDVKPTQTAAVH
- a CDS encoding dipeptidyl-peptidase 3 family protein; the encoded protein is MKTILAPLVLCAAIGAAVAPAAYAQTAPTAASADQLQAMSKRFAPVELRADVPHLSKGDRAAIALLIEAARIIDTLQLRQRWAHNEALWNALKNDTTPLGRARLDAFWLNKGPWSNLDNNASFMPAEYAGIRIPAKKPEGANFYPEGAAKASLENWMNGLAPEQKKEAQWFFTVIRTGPDGKLRTVKYSDEYRPELEKLAKLLRDAAASTDNASLKKFLSLRADAFLSNDYLASDFAWMDLDSPVDVTIGPYETYNDELFGYKAAFEAYVSIRDPKETAKLDFFGKHLQELEDNLPLDKQYRNPKVGAIAPMVVVNEVYGAGDGNMGVQTAAYNLPNDERVIRERGSKRVMLKNVQQAKFASTLTPISKHVLKPADQKDLDFDSFFTHILAHEIMHGLGPHHTKKDGRDSTPRQDLKETYSTIEEAKADITGLWALQYMMDKGLLKDTLGQGAAAERKLYNTFLASSFRTLHFGLSSSHARGMAIQVNYLLDKGGFVAHDDGTFSVDFKKIKGAVIDLDREFLTIEATGDHARAKAMMDQYVVIRPEVRRALDKLKTVPNDIRPAFVTAESLLK
- a CDS encoding DUF2141 domain-containing protein, translating into MNRLALLLALLSSAAASHAADLSIQVDGARGAGGSVKIALFDSADRFLKRPLHSASAPVRNGGATFALKDLAAGQYAIAAYHDANDNDKLDQNMMGVPVEATGFSNDALGNMGPPAFEAARFALPAKGGATHITLR